The genomic stretch AATTCATTACACACCCCGTGGGAGCCAGCTTGCCGGCACCTGCGAGGCCAGGGATCAATCGGGCCAGCGCACAGTCAGGCCGCCATCGATGACGATGCTCTGCCCGGTCAGGTAGCTGGACGCCTCGCTGGTCAAGAACTGCACCAGCGACGCCACCTCATCCGCCCGCCCGACCCGGCCCAGCGGGATGGCCCGCGCGGCTTTGGCCAGGCCTTCGGGGCCGAGGGAGTTCTTCGCGTCCAGCGACTGCGGCGTCTCGATAAGCCCCGGGATCACTGCGTTGCAGCGAATCCCCAACGGCGCCAGCTCCACTGCCAGCGAGCGGCACAAGCCCGGTACACCCGCCTTGGCTGCGGCGTAATGGGCGTGCTCCTGCCAACCGTACACACCACCGGCAATCGACGAGATCGCCACCAGCGCCCCGCCCTCTTTCATATGCCGGGTGGCCGCGCGAAAAGTGCGCATCACCCCGGTCAGGTCGACGTTGAGCATCTCGTTCCACAGTGCGTCGGTCATCTCCAGCAAGGGCGCGCGGCGCAACAGGCCCGCATTGGCCACCGCATAGTCGAGACGGCCAAAATGCTGGATCGCCTGCGCCGCCAGGTTATCCACAGACGCGCTATCCCCCACGTCCAGCGGCAACATCAGGCATTCGCCACCGGCTGTTTGCACCAG from Pseudomonas fluorescens encodes the following:
- a CDS encoding SDR family NAD(P)-dependent oxidoreductase — encoded protein: MKRKVALITGAASGIGQALAVAYARSGVAVVGGYYPADPHDPQATVGLVQTAGGECLMLPLDVGDSASVDNLAAQAIQHFGRLDYAVANAGLLRRAPLLEMTDALWNEMLNVDLTGVMRTFRAATRHMKEGGALVAISSIAGGVYGWQEHAHYAAAKAGVPGLCRSLAVELAPLGIRCNAVIPGLIETPQSLDAKNSLGPEGLAKAARAIPLGRVGRADEVASLVQFLTSEASSYLTGQSIVIDGGLTVRWPD